A genomic segment from Bartonella ancashensis encodes:
- the mutY gene encoding A/G-specific adenine glycosylase — MDEISSRLLAWYDKNHRLLPWRVAPKKQATRNFPDPYKVWLSEIMLQQTTVEAVKPYFKKFIKFWPDLASLSLTSQDDIMKAWAGLGYYSRARNLKNCAHQLMENYEGKFPQSMKILRTLPGIGDYTAAAIAAIAFGHPIAVIDSNVERIVTRLFAIASILPKAKPEIKEKTQKITPLNRPGDFAQAMMDLGATVCTPRKPLCPACPLENLCEAKKMQVAENFPVKPPKKAQPSKTGAAFVILNTNRQIYLEKRSTQKLLNGMTQIPNNIGSNDENGKLHPPFPTNWQFKGQIKHIFTHFSLKLDIYYTDNIDELDLENGWWCDIHQLANEALPTVMKKAIAMAIPNLFKPK; from the coding sequence ATGGATGAGATTTCTTCACGCCTTCTTGCTTGGTATGACAAAAATCATCGCCTTTTGCCGTGGCGTGTTGCTCCTAAAAAACAAGCAACAAGAAATTTTCCAGATCCTTATAAAGTTTGGCTGTCCGAAATCATGCTCCAACAAACAACGGTTGAAGCCGTCAAGCCATATTTTAAAAAATTTATAAAATTTTGGCCTGATCTTGCATCTTTATCACTTACATCACAAGACGATATCATGAAAGCATGGGCTGGCCTTGGTTATTATTCCCGTGCACGTAATCTTAAAAATTGCGCTCACCAACTTATGGAAAATTATGAAGGAAAATTTCCACAATCCATGAAAATATTACGGACTTTGCCTGGAATTGGGGATTATACCGCAGCAGCAATTGCCGCTATTGCCTTCGGCCACCCTATCGCTGTTATTGATAGCAATGTTGAACGCATTGTAACCCGTCTATTTGCTATAGCTTCAATATTACCCAAAGCAAAACCTGAAATTAAAGAGAAAACACAAAAAATCACCCCCTTAAATCGCCCAGGAGATTTTGCACAGGCTATGATGGATCTGGGAGCAACGGTTTGTACACCCCGTAAACCATTGTGTCCAGCATGCCCTCTCGAAAATTTATGCGAAGCAAAAAAAATGCAGGTGGCAGAAAACTTTCCAGTAAAACCACCTAAAAAAGCGCAGCCCTCTAAAACTGGCGCCGCTTTTGTGATACTCAATACAAATAGGCAAATTTACTTAGAAAAACGATCCACTCAAAAATTGCTTAATGGAATGACACAGATTCCTAACAATATTGGATCAAACGATGAAAATGGAAAGCTTCATCCACCTTTCCCTACCAATTGGCAATTCAAAGGACAAATCAAACATATTTTTACCCATTTTTCCTTAAAACTTGATATATACTACACTGATAACATTGATGAATTAGATCTTGAAAATGGTTGGTGGTGTGATATCCATCAACTTGCCAATGAAGCTCTACCTACTGTCATGAAAAAAGCCATTGCTATGGCCATCCCCAATCTATTTAAACCAAAATAA
- a CDS encoding site-specific DNA-methyltransferase, which translates to MTVVHLKKDFVHTAVQEKWCNRILKGDCVAALGKLPKHSVDMIFADPPYNLQLEGALYRPDHSLVDAVDDAWDHFESFAAYDAFTRAWLLACRRVLKPNGTIWVIGSYHNIFRVGAMLQDLGFWMLNDIIWRKNNPMPNFRGRRFQNAHETLIWAVRDQKDKKYTFNYDALKAANEDVQMRSDWLFPLCTGSERLKDEEGRKLHPTQKPQTLLARVILAASKPGDIILDPFFGSGTTGAVAKRLGRNFVGIEREQCYIDAALKRIAAVQPLAETELEILKGKKEEPRVAFASLLEAGLLHPGKVLYDKKKRVSAVIRVDGTIVCGGEAGSIHSVGRKVQGAQSCNGWTFWYYEENGQLKSIDNLRTIVRSQFLKVSVA; encoded by the coding sequence ATGACAGTTGTTCATCTTAAAAAAGATTTTGTTCACACTGCTGTGCAGGAGAAATGGTGCAATCGTATTTTAAAAGGGGATTGTGTTGCAGCATTGGGGAAACTTCCTAAACATTCGGTAGATATGATTTTTGCAGATCCTCCTTATAATTTGCAGTTGGAGGGAGCTTTGTATCGTCCGGATCATTCGCTCGTTGATGCGGTTGACGATGCGTGGGATCATTTTGAAAGTTTTGCTGCTTATGATGCCTTTACGCGTGCTTGGTTGCTTGCTTGTCGCCGTGTTTTAAAACCCAATGGAACTATTTGGGTTATCGGATCTTACCATAATATTTTTCGTGTTGGTGCGATGTTACAGGATTTAGGTTTTTGGATGCTGAATGATATTATTTGGCGTAAAAATAATCCTATGCCTAATTTTCGTGGACGTCGTTTTCAAAATGCTCATGAGACACTCATTTGGGCAGTTCGGGATCAAAAAGACAAAAAATATACGTTTAATTATGATGCATTAAAAGCAGCAAATGAAGATGTTCAAATGCGTTCAGATTGGCTTTTCCCTCTTTGTACGGGTTCTGAGCGTCTAAAGGATGAAGAAGGACGTAAATTGCATCCAACACAAAAACCACAGACACTGTTAGCACGTGTTATTTTGGCTGCTAGTAAGCCTGGAGATATCATCCTTGATCCATTTTTTGGTTCAGGAACAACGGGCGCTGTTGCAAAGCGTTTAGGCCGTAATTTTGTAGGTATTGAACGTGAGCAATGCTACATTGATGCTGCTTTAAAAAGGATTGCTGCAGTTCAACCTTTAGCAGAAACAGAGTTAGAAATTTTAAAGGGAAAAAAAGAAGAGCCACGTGTGGCATTTGCTAGTTTGCTTGAAGCTGGTTTACTTCACCCCGGAAAAGTTCTTTATGACAAGAAAAAGAGAGTATCCGCTGTTATTAGGGTAGATGGTACTATTGTATGCGGTGGCGAGGCTGGGTCCATTCATTCAGTGGGGAGAAAAGTGCAGGGTGCGCAAAGTTGTAATGGCTGGACATTTTGGTATTACGAAGAAAATGGTCAATTGAAATCAATTGATAATTTGAGGACAATTGTGCGTTCACAATTTTTGAAGGTTAGTGTTGCATAA
- a CDS encoding HAD family hydrolase → MPQIDLIIFDCDGVLVDSEYLVAKIGSQLLKDINYEISPEELSERYAGLIFSDILKKIEKETGRLISANLIDKMSTLFCKQMKTDLRAIDGIAEAIKNIKSSYPYCICSNSTSEDIKQMLLTVNLYNFFEDKIFSAPEMGTKKPKPAPDIFLFAAQKLCVHPKNTIVIEDSLYGVQAATAAGMRVIGFTGGSHSYLNHSNDLVDSGAETVITKHAHLLEVIKAMETWQAS, encoded by the coding sequence ATGCCTCAGATTGATCTTATTATTTTTGATTGTGATGGAGTACTCGTAGACTCTGAATATCTCGTAGCAAAAATTGGATCGCAATTGCTGAAGGATATAAATTATGAAATATCTCCTGAGGAGTTAAGTGAGCGTTATGCAGGACTCATCTTTTCCGACATTCTCAAAAAAATTGAAAAAGAAACAGGAAGGCTCATTTCTGCAAACCTTATAGACAAAATGTCTACTCTTTTTTGCAAACAAATGAAAACTGATTTACGTGCTATCGACGGAATAGCGGAAGCAATAAAAAACATTAAATCTTCCTACCCCTACTGTATTTGTTCTAACTCAACAAGTGAAGATATAAAACAGATGCTTCTCACCGTTAATCTTTATAATTTCTTCGAAGATAAAATATTTTCTGCACCTGAAATGGGCACTAAAAAACCAAAACCTGCACCAGATATTTTCCTCTTTGCAGCGCAAAAACTATGCGTACATCCAAAAAACACTATCGTCATAGAAGATTCTCTTTACGGTGTACAAGCGGCAACGGCAGCGGGTATGCGTGTTATTGGATTTACAGGAGGATCTCACAGCTATCTAAACCACTCCAATGACCTTGTAGATTCTGGTGCGGAAACAGTTATTACTAAACATGCCCATTTACTGGAGGTTATAAAGGCAATGGAAACGTGGCAGGCTTCTTAA
- a CDS encoding M16 family metallopeptidase, whose protein sequence is MSINISHLSNGLTVATCTMQHIDSVALGIWVKVGSRNETSTQHGIAHMLEHMAFKGTENRTAFSIAADIENVGGEINATTSIETTSYFARVLKNDVPLAIDILSDIMTCSKFDDDELEREKKVVLQEISAAYDAPDDIIFDHFTETAFHHQPLGRSILGTSQTVQSFTSSDLHSFMSTQYSADRMIVVAAGAVQHEIFLREVEHRLGNFCPHSTTIPIDVAHYTGGDFRESRNLMDTQILLGFEGIPYHTHDFYTAQILSTILGGGMSSRLFQEIREKRGLCYSICAFHWGFSDSGLFGIHAATGQEGLKTLIPIILNELSNISKNIDEKELQRALAQYRANLIMSQENPVSQAHFIARQILLHGRPIPISETMTLLNLITPQRTVELANRLFTNSTPTLAAIGPIKSLISFNNLVSALSASSIPSSSAKKLLKENPSET, encoded by the coding sequence ATGAGCATAAATATTAGCCATTTGAGTAATGGTTTAACCGTAGCAACATGCACGATGCAACATATCGACAGTGTAGCACTCGGGATATGGGTAAAAGTCGGCTCACGCAACGAAACTTCTACACAACATGGAATCGCTCATATGCTTGAACATATGGCATTTAAGGGAACAGAAAACCGGACAGCGTTCAGTATTGCAGCTGATATTGAAAATGTTGGTGGAGAAATCAATGCTACCACCAGTATTGAAACCACTTCCTATTTTGCACGTGTTCTCAAAAATGATGTTCCTCTTGCTATTGATATTCTATCTGACATCATGACATGTTCAAAGTTTGATGATGATGAATTGGAAAGAGAAAAAAAAGTTGTCCTGCAAGAAATCAGTGCAGCTTATGATGCACCTGATGATATCATTTTTGATCACTTCACTGAAACAGCCTTTCATCATCAGCCTCTTGGTCGCTCTATTTTGGGAACATCTCAAACTGTTCAATCTTTCACATCAAGTGATCTTCATAGCTTCATGAGTACACAGTATAGTGCAGACCGTATGATCGTGGTTGCAGCAGGAGCCGTACAACATGAAATTTTTTTGCGTGAAGTGGAACACCGTCTTGGTAATTTTTGTCCTCACTCGACAACTATCCCTATTGATGTTGCCCACTACACCGGTGGTGATTTTCGTGAATCTCGAAACTTAATGGATACACAAATCCTTCTCGGTTTTGAAGGAATTCCTTACCACACACATGACTTCTATACAGCTCAAATTCTTTCAACTATCCTGGGGGGAGGTATGTCATCGCGTCTATTCCAGGAGATAAGAGAAAAACGTGGGCTATGCTACTCAATTTGCGCCTTTCATTGGGGCTTTTCAGACAGCGGACTTTTCGGCATTCATGCCGCAACTGGACAAGAAGGATTAAAAACGCTCATACCTATCATTCTCAATGAGCTATCCAACATAAGCAAAAATATCGATGAAAAAGAACTGCAACGCGCATTAGCGCAGTACCGTGCAAATCTCATAATGTCGCAAGAAAATCCCGTCAGTCAAGCACATTTCATTGCTCGACAGATACTTCTTCATGGCCGACCAATTCCAATCTCTGAAACGATGACTCTTTTGAACCTTATAACACCACAACGAACCGTAGAATTAGCAAATCGTCTCTTTACAAACTCTACCCCAACATTAGCAGCCATTGGCCCTATAAAATCTCTTATCAGTTTTAATAATCTAGTATCAGCTCTTTCTGCTAGCAGCATTCCTTCTTCTTCAGCAAAAAAGCTTCTCAAAGAAAACCCTTCAGAAACTTAA
- a CDS encoding EAL domain-containing protein, with protein sequence MCLLGFLSSAQAIEPVKISSQDKAIDLSKAIEIHRTNSSIFQTSTAPGPDGIIWRIEVQANNKNFSGNWAVFSLANPTSEQVDRLIVAPHYRVANSGFLWPDLGSARIQSITPSEGFSLDRQSSANADVFRITLNPGSVITFVAELDSDNLPQIYLWEPEIYKDTINAYTLYHGILLGISGLLALLLTVLFVIRGTGLFPATAAFAWAVLFYIGIDFNFLNKIFAITTIIEPVWRAGTEIALAATIFIFLFVYLRLNRWHYHFNYGAVAWVVAFCGLGAMAIYDPIKAAGIARLSFGLTTVLGILLIGYFSIRQYDRAIMLIPAWLLISFWSFGSYVSIAGHLDNNIIQPALAGGLVLIVLIISFTVMQQTFSNETFHEGILSDLERQALAARGAGNVIWDWDVERDRITIHPDITTIFGTNICKTNGTMHSWISALHHDDRERFQAVLDSILKNKNGRIDQILRLSSDDSYYHWFSLRARPAIQKDGKVTRVIGTIVNITNHKKAEERLLYDAIHDNLTGLPNQQIFFDRLQNYTALAKTNIKIRPTVLMIDFDNFRQINQKFGIAIGDTVLLIIARRLNRLINIQDTLSRLSADRFAIILLSETETEKIATFVNHLHKVISAPIEISEKKIILSTSIGLVMWNANRSTAEDILSDGELAMIQAKQKGGNHIEPFSPHLRNLDLGYNNIEHDIHHAIKHDEMKILYQPILNLSDGKIIGFEAILKWHHPNYGRLNAYDFVKIAKSEKVIMDLTQFVINEAINNLMHIQEKCSQQSFFISINLLSTEMIHPEFVSQLRSTFLRNPLSENCLVIEIPESVLRENPEQSAHFLEQIKSLGVNLALDNFGTGYSSLTHLVRYPFDMIKLDRSLISVDSPEKKIVLKSIINIASDLNLQIIAEGVESERDAIFLRKEGCKYVQSTTITKPVTIEALIALVQKHFSYNA encoded by the coding sequence ATGTGTCTTTTAGGTTTTCTTTCATCAGCACAAGCGATCGAACCTGTTAAAATATCTTCTCAAGATAAAGCAATTGACTTATCAAAAGCGATTGAAATTCACCGCACAAACAGCTCTATTTTTCAAACCAGCACAGCGCCAGGACCAGACGGCATCATCTGGCGTATTGAAGTGCAGGCCAACAATAAAAATTTTTCCGGTAATTGGGCGGTATTTTCTTTAGCAAATCCAACAAGTGAACAAGTTGATCGACTCATCGTTGCACCTCACTACCGCGTAGCTAACTCAGGATTCCTTTGGCCAGATCTTGGATCAGCGCGTATCCAATCTATCACTCCGAGTGAAGGATTTTCACTTGATCGCCAATCAAGTGCAAATGCAGATGTCTTCCGCATTACACTCAATCCAGGTTCTGTTATTACATTTGTTGCAGAACTCGATTCTGATAATCTGCCACAAATTTATTTATGGGAACCTGAGATATATAAAGACACTATTAATGCTTACACACTCTACCATGGAATCCTATTAGGTATATCAGGTCTCTTAGCTCTTTTGCTAACTGTTTTATTCGTTATTCGAGGAACAGGACTTTTTCCAGCAACCGCTGCTTTTGCTTGGGCTGTCCTTTTTTATATTGGTATTGATTTTAATTTCTTAAACAAAATTTTTGCAATCACAACAATAATAGAACCGGTTTGGCGAGCTGGTACAGAAATTGCGCTTGCTGCAACAATTTTCATATTTCTTTTTGTTTATTTGCGTCTTAATCGCTGGCATTATCACTTCAATTATGGTGCTGTTGCGTGGGTTGTAGCATTTTGCGGCTTGGGAGCAATGGCTATTTATGACCCGATAAAAGCAGCTGGTATTGCCCGCTTATCGTTTGGCCTTACAACTGTACTCGGTATTCTCTTAATTGGCTATTTTTCCATTCGCCAATATGATCGAGCGATTATGCTTATTCCAGCATGGTTACTCATAAGCTTTTGGTCATTCGGATCCTATGTAAGCATAGCAGGACACTTAGATAATAACATTATACAACCAGCTTTAGCAGGAGGATTAGTACTTATCGTTCTTATCATAAGCTTTACTGTCATGCAGCAAACCTTCTCTAATGAAACCTTTCACGAAGGCATCCTCTCTGACCTCGAACGACAAGCACTTGCTGCAAGAGGTGCTGGAAACGTTATTTGGGACTGGGATGTTGAACGTGACCGTATCACCATTCATCCGGATATAACAACTATCTTTGGCACCAATATCTGTAAAACTAATGGCACCATGCATAGCTGGATTTCAGCCCTACATCATGATGACCGTGAACGCTTTCAAGCTGTATTAGACAGTATTCTTAAAAATAAAAATGGGCGCATTGATCAAATTTTGAGGTTATCTTCCGATGATAGCTACTACCATTGGTTTTCGCTTCGTGCGCGCCCAGCTATTCAAAAAGATGGAAAAGTTACTCGCGTCATCGGAACCATCGTTAACATCACCAATCACAAAAAAGCTGAAGAACGTCTCTTGTATGATGCAATTCATGATAATTTAACAGGTCTCCCCAATCAGCAAATTTTCTTTGATAGACTCCAAAATTACACTGCTCTGGCTAAAACAAATATAAAAATTAGACCAACTGTTCTCATGATTGATTTTGATAACTTTCGTCAAATTAACCAGAAATTTGGTATAGCTATCGGAGACACTGTATTGCTAATTATCGCACGTCGTTTAAACCGTCTCATTAATATTCAAGACACCTTATCGCGACTTTCTGCAGACCGTTTTGCAATTATCTTACTCAGTGAGACTGAAACAGAAAAGATTGCAACATTCGTGAATCACCTACACAAAGTAATCTCAGCACCTATTGAAATTTCAGAAAAGAAAATAATCCTCTCAACATCTATTGGACTTGTCATGTGGAATGCAAACAGATCAACGGCTGAAGACATTCTCAGTGATGGTGAGTTAGCGATGATACAAGCAAAACAAAAAGGTGGTAATCACATTGAACCTTTTAGTCCTCACCTTCGCAATTTAGATCTCGGATACAACAATATAGAACACGATATTCACCACGCTATCAAACATGATGAAATGAAAATCCTTTACCAACCTATTTTGAATTTATCAGATGGGAAAATTATTGGTTTTGAAGCTATTCTGAAATGGCATCACCCAAATTATGGACGCCTAAACGCTTATGACTTTGTTAAAATTGCAAAAAGCGAAAAAGTCATCATGGACCTAACTCAATTTGTTATCAATGAGGCCATCAACAACCTCATGCATATACAAGAGAAATGTTCCCAGCAATCTTTCTTCATTTCGATTAATTTACTGAGCACGGAAATGATACACCCTGAATTTGTAAGTCAATTACGATCCACTTTTCTTCGTAATCCACTTAGTGAAAATTGCTTAGTAATTGAAATCCCTGAATCCGTCTTGAGAGAAAATCCTGAACAATCAGCTCATTTTCTTGAGCAAATAAAATCATTGGGTGTTAATCTTGCTCTTGATAACTTTGGAACGGGATATTCATCACTCACTCACCTTGTTCGTTATCCATTTGATATGATTAAGTTGGATCGTTCACTTATTTCTGTCGATTCTCCTGAGAAAAAGATCGTTCTCAAATCAATCATCAACATAGCCTCTGACCTTAACTTGCAGATTATCGCAGAAGGTGTCGAGAGCGAAAGAGATGCTATATTTTTACGAAAAGAAGGATGCAAATACGTTCAAAGCACAACCATAACAAAACCAGTCACAATTGAAGCACTGATCGCTCTCGTTCAAAAACACTTCTCTTACAATGCTTAA
- a CDS encoding YqgE/AlgH family protein encodes MENLKSLEKCSGFLNGQLLIAMPGMDDKRFVRSVIYVCAHSDAGAMGIILNQLHNINFLELLLQIGVIEREKKDDLAESIKNFPVLYGGPVDPSRGFVLHSDDYCCEATVPVAGGVCLTATVDILKAISCEDGPRHALVALGYARWEAGQLETEISANGWLISSVSLDFLFESDLSKKYDECFTRMGINPVYLVSEVGHA; translated from the coding sequence ATGGAGAATCTTAAGTCATTGGAAAAGTGTAGTGGGTTTTTGAACGGGCAGCTGCTTATAGCAATGCCTGGAATGGATGACAAACGCTTTGTTCGCTCTGTTATTTATGTTTGTGCTCATTCTGACGCTGGTGCGATGGGCATCATTCTTAATCAGTTGCATAATATCAATTTTCTAGAGCTTTTATTACAAATTGGGGTAATTGAACGAGAAAAAAAGGATGATCTTGCCGAATCGATAAAAAATTTTCCAGTGCTCTATGGTGGGCCTGTTGATCCTTCTCGTGGTTTTGTTCTGCATTCGGATGATTATTGTTGTGAGGCAACTGTTCCTGTCGCAGGCGGAGTCTGCCTCACCGCGACTGTTGATATATTAAAGGCGATTAGTTGTGAAGATGGGCCTCGGCATGCACTTGTTGCCTTAGGTTATGCTAGGTGGGAAGCAGGACAGCTTGAAACTGAAATTTCTGCTAATGGTTGGTTGATTAGTTCTGTATCTCTTGATTTTCTTTTTGAAAGTGACTTAAGTAAAAAGTATGATGAATGCTTCACTCGTATGGGAATTAATCCAGTTTATCTTGTTTCAGAAGTGGGGCACGCGTAG
- a CDS encoding protein-disulfide reductase DsbD domain-containing protein: MKKVQEKNKTSMKKLHIFFNSKKKISLYNKAILIALILIYAFLKLLIPTANAQEKKETFLISTPWNESEGGRVRLAVTKPSASKERHGIIEILLKPMWKTYWRNPGNSGIVPFFHFDQKVSYEIFYPTPQLYEMENDWSFGYTDAVTLPFSVLGSDDNLSGSLTIGICNKLCIPLTINFNFSSFYGENIYIPSSLLKNAQSTLPRHIQHNKEIINAKRDRNSLLITIRKNAKNTPLSLFLDGGEMQIGPAKKITDHEKYTFFSAPIYFAPNEKSKTVFYTISSEDYSFSGEFTIN; the protein is encoded by the coding sequence ATGAAAAAAGTACAAGAAAAAAATAAAACATCGATGAAAAAATTACACATATTCTTTAATTCTAAAAAAAAGATCTCGTTGTATAATAAAGCTATTCTTATAGCTTTAATCTTAATATATGCATTTCTAAAATTATTAATTCCCACTGCTAATGCTCAAGAAAAAAAAGAAACATTCCTTATTTCAACACCTTGGAACGAATCAGAAGGTGGTCGTGTTAGATTAGCTGTAACGAAACCTTCTGCCTCCAAAGAAAGACATGGGATAATTGAAATCCTACTTAAACCGATGTGGAAAACCTATTGGCGTAATCCAGGAAATTCGGGAATTGTGCCATTTTTTCATTTTGACCAGAAGGTTTCTTATGAAATTTTTTACCCTACACCACAGCTTTATGAAATGGAAAATGACTGGTCGTTCGGTTACACCGATGCAGTTACCTTACCTTTTAGTGTTTTAGGTTCAGACGATAATCTCAGTGGTTCTTTGACTATTGGAATTTGTAATAAACTCTGTATTCCTTTAACTATCAATTTTAATTTTTCTTCGTTTTACGGGGAAAATATATACATTCCCTCATCCTTACTTAAAAATGCTCAATCTACTTTACCCAGACACATACAACACAACAAAGAAATAATAAATGCTAAAAGAGACCGAAATTCGCTTCTCATAACAATACGCAAGAATGCAAAAAATACGCCTTTGTCTCTTTTTTTAGATGGAGGAGAAATGCAAATTGGACCAGCAAAAAAAATAACAGACCATGAAAAATACACATTTTTCAGCGCTCCTATATATTTTGCGCCAAATGAAAAAAGTAAAACCGTCTTTTATACAATCTCTTCTGAAGATTATTCCTTCAGTGGAGAATTTACAATAAATTAG
- the rnhA gene encoding ribonuclease HI, which translates to MLDQKKIVEIYTDGACSGNPGPGGWGVVLRWNGHERELYGGREHTTNNQMELMAAICALNALKEPCSVDLYTDSVYVRNGTTTWLENWKKNNWRTTSKNSVKNVELWQALDDARSRHNVRWHWIKGHVGHPDNERADELARRAITEYRQNGYFGKDPYT; encoded by the coding sequence ATGTTAGATCAGAAAAAGATCGTTGAAATTTATACAGATGGTGCCTGTTCAGGAAATCCTGGACCTGGGGGGTGGGGTGTAGTTTTACGCTGGAATGGCCATGAACGTGAGTTATATGGTGGAAGGGAGCACACAACCAATAATCAGATGGAATTGATGGCAGCGATTTGTGCATTAAATGCTCTCAAAGAGCCTTGCTCTGTAGATCTTTACACAGATTCAGTTTACGTGCGTAATGGTACTACCACATGGCTTGAGAATTGGAAAAAGAATAATTGGCGCACTACATCAAAAAATTCTGTAAAAAATGTAGAGTTGTGGCAAGCTCTGGATGATGCTCGTTCCCGTCATAATGTGCGATGGCATTGGATCAAGGGACATGTCGGTCACCCAGATAATGAGCGTGCAGATGAGCTTGCACGTAGAGCAATCACTGAATATCGCCAAAATGGGTATTTTGGGAAGGATCCCTATACTTAA
- the ispH gene encoding 4-hydroxy-3-methylbut-2-enyl diphosphate reductase, translating to MSVLPSLTIRLCNPRGFCAGVDRAIQIVILALKKYGAPVYVRHEIVHNRYVVEGLRERGAIFIEELSEIPEKYYGRPVIFSAHGVPKSVVEEAHHHNLFYLDATCPLVSKVHKQAVRHQRRGCHVILIGHSGHPEVVGTMGQLEEGTVTLIETVEDALHYQPENPDKLGFVTQTTLSVEDTREIVDVLKRRFPALEMPTAESICYATTNRQNAVKEAALGSDLFIIVGAPNSSNSQRLVEVARRFGARQSILVQRADEIDFDNLKNLSVVGLSAGASAPEIITDEVIEAFRKRYSITIELIENGEETQEFLVNRELRDVTLTPQDMEFVNGYTDVQKNSSADALMGKV from the coding sequence ATGTCTGTACTCCCTTCGTTGACAATACGTCTATGCAATCCACGGGGTTTTTGTGCTGGGGTTGATCGTGCTATTCAGATTGTCATCTTGGCACTAAAAAAGTATGGTGCTCCGGTGTATGTACGTCATGAAATTGTGCATAACCGTTATGTAGTTGAAGGGTTGCGGGAGAGAGGGGCCATTTTCATTGAAGAACTTAGTGAAATTCCAGAAAAATATTATGGTCGACCTGTTATTTTTTCTGCTCACGGTGTTCCAAAATCTGTTGTAGAAGAAGCTCATCATCATAATTTGTTTTACCTGGATGCAACATGTCCGTTAGTTTCTAAAGTTCATAAACAAGCAGTAAGACATCAGCGTCGTGGCTGTCATGTTATTTTGATTGGTCACTCCGGTCATCCTGAAGTAGTGGGGACTATGGGACAACTTGAAGAAGGGACTGTTACGTTAATTGAGACAGTAGAAGATGCTTTGCATTATCAACCAGAGAATCCTGATAAATTAGGATTTGTAACGCAAACGACACTTTCTGTTGAGGATACGAGAGAGATTGTAGATGTGCTGAAAAGGCGTTTTCCTGCATTGGAGATGCCGACAGCTGAATCAATTTGCTATGCTACTACAAATCGGCAAAATGCTGTTAAAGAAGCAGCATTAGGGAGTGATTTATTCATAATTGTTGGAGCGCCAAATTCTTCCAATTCGCAGCGTTTAGTGGAAGTTGCCAGGAGGTTTGGTGCACGACAGTCTATTTTGGTGCAACGTGCTGATGAAATTGACTTTGACAACTTGAAAAACCTTTCAGTCGTAGGTCTTTCAGCCGGAGCATCTGCTCCCGAGATTATTACTGATGAAGTTATTGAGGCTTTTCGTAAGCGCTATAGTATTACAATAGAATTGATTGAAAATGGGGAAGAAACACAAGAATTTTTAGTTAATCGTGAATTGCGTGATGTTACTTTGACGCCTCAAGATATGGAATTTGTAAATGGATATACTGATGTGCAGAAGAATAGTAGTGCTGATGCATTAATGGGTAAAGTATAA
- a CDS encoding invasion associated locus B family protein: protein MVHYQIHQKISFLSAFVCTFFSIFSGHSVAQISSAHDTPAPQIYGTWTKVCSLPPGTPNMQCEIVQDIRIQERQDITFRVIFYKLPKNQGTLMRVFVPIRVELRPGIAVEIDNTDIGTLEYRRCLGDHCVAETLLSDNLFQYFLKGKTATYTIFITPEQKIGGLINLHGLTEAYKNLP from the coding sequence ATGGTACACTATCAAATACATCAAAAAATATCCTTTCTTAGTGCTTTTGTTTGCACGTTTTTTAGCATTTTTTCTGGTCACTCTGTTGCGCAAATATCTAGTGCGCACGATACCCCCGCCCCACAAATTTACGGTACGTGGACAAAAGTTTGTTCTCTGCCACCTGGCACACCTAATATGCAATGTGAAATTGTACAAGATATTCGTATACAGGAACGCCAAGATATCACTTTCCGTGTTATCTTTTATAAGCTACCTAAAAACCAAGGAACTTTGATGCGTGTCTTTGTCCCTATTCGGGTTGAATTACGTCCTGGCATTGCTGTTGAAATTGATAATACGGATATAGGGACATTAGAGTATCGCCGTTGCTTAGGTGATCATTGTGTAGCTGAAACTCTCTTAAGTGATAATCTGTTTCAGTACTTTTTAAAAGGAAAAACAGCAACATATACCATCTTTATAACTCCTGAACAAAAAATTGGCGGTCTCATCAACCTTCATGGTCTGACTGAAGCCTACAAGAACTTGCCGTAA